GGGCGCGGCGCCAGGGCGCGGGCGAGTGCCACGCGTTGGCGCTGGCCGCCGGACAACTCGTGGATGCTGCGCGCGCCGTGGTCCTGCAGCCCCACCAGTTCCAGCAACTCGTCGCAGCGCTTGTTGCGCTCCAGCGGCGACATACCGCGAACCTTCAAGCCATAAACGATATTCCCCGCCACATCCAGGTTGGGAAACAACGCGTAGTTCTGGAACACCATGCCCACGTCGCGACGCTCGATGGGCAGGCGCGTCACATCCCGGTCACCGAACAGCACCTGGCCAACGTCCGGGCGCTCCAGACCGGCGATCAGGCGCAAGGTGGTGGTTTTGCCACAGCCGGACGGGCCGAGAATCGCCAGGGTTTCGCCGCCTTCGACGGTCAAATTCATGGCATGCACGGCCACGGTGCCGTCGGCGAATGCCTTGCGACAGCCCTGCAGGCGAATAGTGATAGCGGTCATCGACGCTCTCCACGGGATAAACGGGCACTGATGGCCTGCAATGCAATCAGCAGCGGCACGATCATCAGCAAAAAGATCAGGGTGTAGGCACTGGCGATTTCCAGGCGTGCCGAGGCATAGCTGTCGGCCAGGCCGACCGGCAGGGTTTTGGTCATCGGTGTGTGCAACATCCAGGTCAGGTTGAATTCACCCAGGGACAGGGTGACCACCATCAGCACCCCCGCCAGAATCCCCGCCCGGCAGTTGGGCACCACCACGCTGAAAAAGCGCTTGATAGGGCCGGCGCCAAGGCTGGCCGCCGCCTCTTCCAGCACCGGCAGTTGCTGGCGCTGCATCACCGCCATTACCGGGCGTACCAAAAATGGCAGGGTGAACAGCACATGACCGACCAGGATGAACAGCCAACTGCTGCGAAACGCGCCGAACTGGCCGTAGGTGAGCAGCAAGGCCAGCGCACTGGCCAGGCCCGGCATCGCCACCGGCAGCACCATCAGTTTCTCGAAGGCGCGGCTGAAGCGGTTGTTCATGCGCACCAGGGCGTAAGCCGCCGGTACGCCGACCACACACACGCACACTGCGCAGGCCACGGCCAGTTGCAGCGACAGCCACACGGTTGGCGAATAGGCCTGCCATACCTGCACCAGCCAATCGAACGTGAGGCCACTGGACAGGCCGACAAAGAAGTTGCGTGTGAGCCCCGCCAGTAACGACATCAACACCGGCACCAACATGAAAGCGCACACCAGCAAGGTAAACAGCAGTTGCACAACAAACAGTGATGAGCGCTTCACAGGACCGTCCCCGCGTTTTTCACCAGGCGCCGCGTGAGCAGCAACACCGCCCAGGTCACCGCGCCCAGTACCACCGACAACGCAGCGGCGACGGCAAAGTTGGCGTAATTGGTGAATACGTTGTAGATCGCCACGGGAGTGACGTTCAGCCGCGTGCCCAAGGTAAAGGCCGTGCCGAAGGCGCCCATCGACGTGGCAAAACAGATCGCCCCGCACGACGCCAGCGCCGGCGCCAGGCCGGGTACGATCACGTCGCACACCACGCGCCAGTGCCCGGCGCCCAGCGAATGCGCGGCTTCTTCCAGGCTGCGGTCAAGGCTTTCGCAGGCGGCCATTACCGTGAGAATCACCCGTGGGATCGAGAAGTACAGATAACCCACGAACAACCCGGCCAACGAGTAGGCGAAGATCCACCGCTCACCGGCCAGGTGCAGGCCCAGAGACGCCAGCAGGCCCTGGCGCCCCGCCAACAGAATCACCAGAAAGCCCACCACCACGCCGGGAAACGCCAGCGGAAACGTGAGCAACGCCACCAGCGCCGAGCGCCCGAAAAACCGCTGCCGCGCGAGGAACACCCCACTGATACCGCCCACCAGCAAGGCCGCGCCCGTGACGACCATCGCCAGCACGCAGGTTTGCACCAGGCTGCCCACGTACTGTGCGCTGCTGAGCACTTGCCAATAGCCGCTGCCATTGCTGTCACGGCTTTCGCTGCCCAGCACGATCAAGTGCGCAAGCGGCAACAGCCAGAACGCCAACAGCACCGCAAACGCCGGGGCCAGGGCCCAGGCGGCGTGTCGTGCGGATGTGGCCACTTACTTGACCTCGTTCAGGTAACGGGCGGCGAAGGCTTCCTGCACGGCGGCCATTTTCTGGTAGTCCACCACGCCGGCGCGGGCGTAGTCGCTGTCCGGCAGGAATTGCGCGGCGACTTCGGCTGGTATCGGCACCGGGCGTACCGGTCGCAGGTACGCCTTGGCCCACAATGCCTGGCCGGCGTCGGACAGCACAAAGTCCAGTACCTTCTCGCCATTGGCGCGGTGCGGCGCGTTGGCAACCAGGCTCATGACATACGGCACGCTGATGCTGCCTTCCCTGGGGATCACGAAGTCGACGTGAGCGTTGTCTTTGTAGCGTGCGCGGTAGGCGTTGAAGTCGTAGTCCACCAGGATCGGCAACTCACCGGACAGCACCCGCGCATAGGCGGTTTGCTTGGGCACGATGGGGGCGTTTTGCGCCAGTTTCTGGAAGTAGTCGATGGCCGGGGTGAAGTTGTCCAGGTCGCCGCCCAGGGCGCGGTTGATCGCCACCGCCGACACGTAGCCGACGAACGCGCTGGACGGGTCGAGGTAACCGACCATGCCTTTGTATTCGGGCTTGAGCAGGTCAGCCCAGCTTTGCGGTACGGGCAGGCCGCCCAGGGCATCGACGTTGACCATGATGCCCAAGGTGCCGGAGTGGATCGCAAACCACTGCCCCGCCGGGTCTTTCAAACCGGAGGGGATCTGCTCCCAGCCTTTGGGTGTGTAGCCATCGACCACGCCGGCTTTTTGCGCCTGCAGGCCGAAGGTCACGCCGTAGTACACCACGTCGGCCACCGGCGCGGCTTTTTCCGCCACCAGTTGCGCCAGGGACTGGCCGGAGTTCTTGTTGTCCAGCGGCACTTGCACGCCAGTATCGGCGGCAATGGCCTTGAGTTGGGTGCCCCAGTCGGCCCAGTCCGGCGGGCAGTTGTAGCAAATCGCGGTGTCGGCGGCCTGGGCCAGGCTGGCCATGCCACACAGCAGCACGGCGGCCAGGGTTTTACGGAATGCGCGCATCAAGGGACTCCTCATGGGGTTGGCTGCTTTCGCCCGGCCGGATATGGCAAGGCAGACAATGGGAAATCGGGGCGTTGCCGGCGATCTGCGCCAGCAATTGGTCAATCACTGTGCTGGCGAGCAGCGCGATGGGCTGCACCACGCTGCACAGGGTCGGGTGCGTCTGGGTGCCGAGGGATATGCCGTCAAAGCCCATCACCGACAGTTGCTGGGGCACGTGCCAGGCGTTGCGACGCAACTCGGCGATCAGGCTGATGGCCAGGAAATCGTTGGAGCACAGCAGCGCGGTGGGCGCCTCGGGGCCTTCGAGGTACGGCTGGATGGCGACGAATTCAGCCTGAGTGTGGGCCGGCATTTCGATCACCGGGCGGCTCTTGAGGCCGAACGCTTGCATGGCGTCGCAATACCCGGCGTAACGCAGGCGCGCACGGTCGGACTGCAACGCGGGGCCGGCGACCATGCTGACGCGCCGGTGCCCTGCTTCCAGCAGATACCGCGTGGCCATGGCCATGCCGGCGCGGTTGTCCACCGACACGGCGCTGTAGTTGGGGTTGCTCGGTTGGTGATAGGCCAGCACGAACGGGGTTTTCTCGGTATTGAGGCTGCTGAGCACGCTGTTGCTCTCGGCATCGGTGACGGTCAGCACCAGGCCGTCGACGCGCTGGCGTAGCAGTTCTTCGACCACGCTGCACTCGCGCTCGGCGCTGTAGTCGGTGGTCGCCAACACCAGGCTGTAGCCGCGCAACCGCGCCGCGCGCTCCATGGCCTGGAACTGTTCGGCGAACACTGGGTTGAGCAGGTTTGGGACGACCACGCCGATCAGGTTGGTGGTTTGCAGGCGCAGCTGGCGGCCCAGCAGGTTGGGACGAAAACCCAGCTCACGGGCGGCGGCAAACACCTGTTCACGGGTGCTCATGCGCACCTGCTCAGGGGAGGCAAAGGTACGCGCGGCGGTGGCGCGGGATACCCCAGCCAGGCGTGCAACGTCTTTCAGGTCAGTCATTGTCACTCGCTTGAGATCGATCTCATTGGCCAGGACAGTAACGGGGCAATATGGCAGGACGGTGGTAGAGAGATGACGGTTTGATGTCAATGTAACTGATGCACAGAGAATCAATTGTGGGAGGGGGCTTGCTCCCTCCCACACTGGACCGGTGTACATCCATGGATAGTCATACTCGAGGACTATGCTGGGAGACCGGGTGCGCAAAATCCGCCGGCTAACCTTTCGATCCTGACCAAGTGCGGGCACAATGCGTGTCCTTTTTTGGCAGGCACCGCCGCAGGCTCTCAAAAATGATCAAAACGCCGTACTACCTCATCGATAAACAGAAGCTTCTGGTCAACATGCAGAAGATTGCTTACGTGCGCGAACAGTCCGGCGCCAAGGCTCTGCTGGCGCTCAAGTGCTTTGCCACCTGGTCGGTGTTCGACTTGATGCAGCAATACATGGACGGCACCACGTCGTCGTCGCTGTATGAGCTCAAGCTCGGTCGCCAGAAATTCGAAGGCGAGGCCCACGCCTACAGCGTGGCCTGGGCCGACGATGAAATCGAAGAGATGCTGGAGAACTGCGACAAGATCATCTTCAACTCGATCAGCCAGTTGCAGCGTTTCGCCGAACGCAGCGAAGGCAAGACCCGTGGCCTGCGTGTGAACCCGCAGGTGAGCAGTTCCGATTACCTGCTGGCCGACCCGGCGCGCCCATTCAGCCGCCTGGGCGAATGGGACCCGGTGAAGATCGAAGGCGTGATCGAACAGATCTCCGGCTTCATGTTCCATAACAACTGCGAGAACGGCGATTTCAGCCTGTTCGACAAGATGCTCGGCACCATCGAGGAACGCTTCGGTGAACTGCTGCACAAGGTCAAGTGGGTCAGCCTCGGCGGCGGCATCCACTTCACCGGCGAAGGCTACGCGCTGGACGCGTTCTGCGCGCGCTTGAAGGCGTTCTCCGAAAAGTACGGCGTGCAGGTCTACCTGGAACCCGGCGAAGCGGCGATCACCAACAGCGCCTCGCTGGAAGTCACCGTGCTCGACACGCTCTACAACGGCAAAAACCTCGCCGTGGTCGACAGCTCCATCGAGGCCCACCTGTTGGACCTGCTGATCTACCGCCTCAACGCCAAGCTGGCACCCAGCGCGGGTGAACACACCGTCATGGTGTGCGGCAAATCGTGCCTGGCCGGGGACATCTTCGGCGAATATCAATTTGATCGTCCGCTGGCCATCGGCGATCGGCTGTCGTTCATCGACACCGCGGGCTATACCATGGTCAAGAAAAACTGGTTCAACGGCCTGAAAATGCCGTCCATCGTAGTGAAACAACTCGACGGTACAGTCGAAGTGGTTCGTGAATTTGGTTACGACGACTACCTGTCCAGCCTTTCGTAAGCTGGCGGATATTAGGAGAGTAAAAGCAATTGAAAAAGAACGTTCTTATCATTGGTGCAGGAGGTGTCGCCAAGGTGGTGGCCCACAAGTGCGCGCAGCACAACGACGAACTCGGTCGTATTGCTATCGCGTCGCGCAACATCTCCAAATGCCAGGCCATCATCGACAGCGTCAAGGCCAAGGGTAGCCTCAAGGTGCCCGCCGATATCCAAGCCTTCGCGCTGAACGCCCTGGACGTGGAAGCGACCAAGGCTCTGATCCGCGAGACCGAATCGCAGATCGTCATCAACGTAGGTTCCGCGTTCCTGAACATGTCGGTCCTGCGTGCCTGCATCGACACCGGCGTTGCGTACCTCGACACCGCCATCCACGAAGAGCCAGGCAAGGTCTGCGAGACCCCGCCGTGGTACGGCAACTACGAATGGAACCACCTGGAAGAATGCAAACAGAAGAACATCACCGCCATCCTCGGCGTGGGCTTCGACCCGGGTGTCGTCAACGCGTATGCCGCGCTGGCGCAGCAACAGCATTTCGACCGCATTGATTCGATCGACATTCTCGACGTCAATGCCGGCTCCCATGGCAAATACTTCGCCACCAATTTCGATCCGGAAATCAACTTCCGCGAATTCACCGGGCAGGTGTGGAGCTGGCAGAACAGCCAGTGGACCAGCAACACCATGTTCGAAGTCAAACGCACCGACGACCTGCCGGTCGTCGGTCCGCAGAACCTCTACCTCACCGGCCATGACGAAGTGCACTCGCTGTCGAAAAACCTCGACGTGCCGAACGTGCGCTTCTGGATGAGCTTCGGCGAACACTACATCAACGTGTTCACCGTACTGAAAAACCTCGGCCTGCTCTCCGAAAAGCCGGTCAAGACCGCCGAAGGCCTGGAAGTGGTGCCGCTGAAAGTGGTCAAGGCCGTGCTGCCCGACCCGTCGTCGCTCGCCCCTGGCTACACCGGCAAAACCTGCATCGGCGACCTGGTCAAAGGCACCAAGGATGGCCAGCCACGTGAGTTGTTTATCTACAACGTGGCCTGCCATGAAGAAGCCTTTGCCGAGACCGACAGCCAGGGCATCTCCTACACCGCCGGCGTTCCACCGGTGGCCGCAGCGCTGCTGGTTGCCCGTGGCGAGTGGGATGTGAAACACATGGCCAACGTCGAGGAACTGCCGGCTGAGCCGTTCCTGAAGGCGCTGGACGTGATGGGCTTGCCGACTCGCATCAAGGACGAGAAAGGTGATCGGGCCTGGGATGCGATTGCCTGATAGGCGATAGCTGACCGAACAAAAGAATGCGCCCGAAGGGGCGCATTTTTTGTTTGGGCTCACATAAATCCCAAAGAACAATGAAAATCCAAATGTGGGAGGGGGCTTGCTCCCGATAGCAGTGTGTCAGTCAATACATTTGTCACTGATCCACAGCTATCGGGAGCAAGCCCCCTCCCACAGGGATAGCACTTCGCCCCGAACTCTCAGAGTTTTCCCACGACTGTTTCAGGTTGCCGCCCGGAACTTCGCTGACTAACCTCTTCCCCCGTCGCTGCCAATTCAGCGACCGGATTTGACCGTCCGGCCTTGTTAACGAACTGCTACGCCCTGCACCTATCCCAGGCGTTTTTTTTGTGCCTGAGGTATCGTGTCGCGGCAGTTGTGCGCGGGATACCTTCGGGTATGCCGGGTTCGTTGACAACCGGTCGGTCAACCCGCGTACAGCTGCCACCCTCTTCGTTTGACCGCGAACGCTGGCGGCTCCACTTGTCGACGGAGTTCCACCATGATTAAAGACACCCCAAATCCCCCAGATAAACTCTTCACCGTACGCCCTAACTTGGGCACCGAAACCCTGCTGGTCAACGCATCCCAGGATCTATCCTCCATCACCGACATCGCCACCCACCTGGCCTTTGAAATCGAGGGTGCACAACGCAATGTGGCGCTGGGCATCTGCCGTATGCTGGAAGGTGTGCAACTGCTGGTGGACAAAGCACTGGATGACGCCCATCCAGCCGCATGACACCCGATGATCGTTCCCACCCTCTGCGTGGGAGCGATCTCAACCCACTCAAAACACCGACCACCCAATCCGCTCGCTCAACAATTCCAACGCCCTGATCCCCGCCAGCGAGTTCCCCGCCGCGTTCAGCTCCGGCGACCACACGCACACGGTGAATTGCCCCGGCACCACCGCGACAATCCCGCCGCCCACGCCGCTCTTGCCCGGCAACCCTACGCGATAGGCAAAATTGCCCGCCTCGTCGTACAGCCCGCTGGTGGCCATGATCGAGTTGACTTGCTTGGTCTGGCGCGCGGTCAAGATCTGTTCTCCGCTGTGGGCGCTGGTGCCTTCGTTGGCGAGGAAGCTGAACGCCTTGGCCAGGTCCAGGCAGCTCATCTGCAGCGCGCAGTAGTTGAAGTAGCTGTGCAGCACCGCGTCGACGTCGTTGTGGAAGTTACCGAAGGACTTCATCAAATACGCCATGGCCGCGTTGCGCGCGCCATGTTGGGCTTCGGAGTCGGCGACCACGCTATTGACCAGGATCTGCGGGTTGCCGGACAGGCGCCTTACAAAGTCGCGCATCGACAGAATCGGCACGGCGAAGCGCGATTGATTGATGTCGCAGATCACCAGCGCACCGGCGTTGATGAACGGGTTGCGCGGGCGGCCGCGTTCGAATTCCAGCTGCACCAGGGAGTTGAACGGTTGCCCCGACGGTTCATGCCCCAGGCGCTCCCAAATGGTTTCGCCGCCATGGTCGATGGCCTGCACCAGGCTGAACACCTTGGAAATGCTCTGCACCGAGAACAGCGTATCGGCATCACCGGCGCGGAAGGCCGAGCCGTCGTTGCCGTACACGGCGATGCCGAGTTGGTTGGCGGGCACGTCGGCCAGTGCGGGAATGTAGTCGGCGACTTTACCGAGGCCGATCAGTGGGCGCACTTCGTCGAGGATCGACTCCAGCAGCGCCTGCATGTCTTGTCCTGTCATCTGTCTTTGAGTCAGTGGAAAGCGGGGCGCGCAGGATACTTCAATGGGCGTGCAAGCCCCACACAATCTAAGCTGCATTCTCGGATCGTTTGCCAGCAGGGCCGCCGATGGTGGTGTGCGCCTTCAAAAATGCGCCACATCCGACACCCGCTCATCCAGCACATCCCGCGCCAGCGCCCACGCCTGGTCTTTGGACTCCACCACCAGCAACGGATACCCCCAGGCCTTGCCGACCATCACCGCAAACGGTTTGAGCGCCAGGCGCTTGGCCGCGCTGGGTTCCACCTGGATCATGCCCTTGACGAACGTGCGCAGCGCCTCGCGGTGTTTCTTCATCCAGATCGAGGCTTGCTTGCGCTGCTCATGGGAATGTTCGTGATTGCTTTCGTCCACGGCTTTTTCATGCAGCAGCAGGAAGGATTGCCGCCGTGCCAGCAGGGTTTCAAAGAGTCGGAAGGCATCCTCCGGCCCGTCTTGGCTCGGCGCATCGAAGACGATTTTCACCACCGGGAACGTTGTACTGTCTAGTCGCATGGCACAGCTCCTTAATGAGAGTAGATCTCAATATTAAGGCCGCAACCACTGGACGGCATTGCACAGAATAGCCAGACTGTTTCGCAATCCGGCCAGCCTGCGAGCCCCACCATGAAGCACCGCCGTCTCGACCTGCTCGACCCGCTGATGGCCAAGGACGCCGACCTGCTCCCCCGAGCCGTGGTGGCCGTGGGCGCCACCAGCACGTCGGACTCCTGGGAACATGCCCAGCACACCCACCGCAAGGGCCAGTTGATGTATACCCTGCGTGGGGTCATCCACTGTGAAATCGAAGCGGGAATCTGGATCGTGCCGCCCCAGTGCGCACTGTGGATTCCCGGCGGCACGCCCCATTCGGCGCGCGGCTCAGGCGAAGCGCACGTGTATTGCCTGCTGATCGAGCCCAGCGCCGCCCAGGCCCTCGCTCCGCGCTGCTGCACCCTGGCGGTATCGAGCCTGCTGCATGAATTGATCAGCAAGGCCGTGAGCTTCCCGCAGTTGTATGACGAGGCCGGCCCCCAAGGTCGCCTGATCAATACGTTGCTGGATGAACTGGCCGCCGCGCCGGTCGAAGCCCTGCACCTGCCCATGCCCCAGGACGCACGCTTGCGCCGCCTGGCAAACAGCCTGCTGGCCGATCCCACCGACAAAGCCACCATGGGCCAGTGGGCCGTGCGCATCGGCATGAGCGAACGCAGCATGACACGCCTGTTGCTGGAGGAGCTGGGCCTGAGTGTCGGCCGTTGGCGCCGGCAGCTGCATGTGATCCTGTCCCTGCAACGGCTGGCCAAGGGTGAGAGTGTGCAGCGGGTGGCGCTGGACCTGGGTTATGAAAATGCCAGCGGCTTCATCACCATGTTCCGCAAGGCGGTGGGCCAGCCGCCGGCGCGCTACCTGGCGGAACGTGCGGGGGTGCTCAGCGCGAGCGTCCAGACCATTGCGCTGAAAGACGCCCACTGACTTCATCGAAATGCGCAAAAAAGCGACCTAAGCTCAGGCCTAAAGATTATTTATCTAAAGGTTTTTAGAACCTTATGCTTGGCCAAATTTCGTTGAACATCGAGCGTGCCATGTCCATACCTCGTCCCCTCGCTGCTGTCTTCGGGTTGCTGGCCTTGTCTGTCGCCGTGAGCGCGCAGGCCCAGGAAACCCTGCGCATCGGCTATCAAAAATCCTCCACCCTCATCACTCTGCTGAAAACCCAGGGCACCCTGGAAAAAGCCCTCAAGGCCGACAACATTGACGTGAGTTGGCACGAATTCCCCAGTGGCCTGCCGTTGCTCGAAGCGCTGAACGTGGGCAACGTGGACATCAGCGCCGACGTGGCCGACACCGTGCCGATTTTCGCCCAGGCCGCCCAGGCCAAGCTCACCTACTTTGCCCAGGAAGCGCCCTCGCCTTCGGCCCAGGCCATCGTGGTGCGCAAAGACTCGCCGATCGAGCAATTGGCGGATTTGAAAGGCAAGAAAATCGCAGTGACCAAGGCGGCCGGCACCCACTACCTGCTCATCGCCGCGCTGAATAAAGCCGGGCTGGCCTTCGCGGATATCGAACCGGCGTACCTGTCTCCCGCCGACGGCCGCGCTGCCTTCGAAAACAACAAGGTCGACGCCTGGGTCACCTGGGAGCCCTTCCTCACCAGCGTTCAGCGGCAACTGCCCACGCGCACCCTGGCCGATGGCGCGGGGCTGGCGAGTTACAAGCGCTATTACCTCACGGGCACGCCTTACGCCACGGCGCATCCGCAGGTATTGAAGGTGGTGTATGCGCAGCTGGAGCAGGCCGGGCAATGGGTTAAAACCCATCCCCAGGAGGCGGCGAAAGTGCTGGGGCCGTTGTGGGGCAACCTGGATGTGGCCACGGTGGAAGCGGCGAACACGCACCGCAGTTATCAGGTGCAGCCGGTGACGGTGGACCAGTTGGGGGAACAGCAGAAGATTGCCGATGCGTTCTTCAGGGCGGGGTTGTTGCCCAGAGCCGTGGATGCCAAGGATGTGCAGACGTGGAAGCCTTGAGACCGAACGCGGTTAGAAAATGTGGGAGGGAGCCCCCTCCCACAGTTGACCTCCACCGGTCTTTAGAGAAGCGTGCGGGCCAGGGCCTTTTTCCATTCTAAATAACGCCCTGCCATCGCCGGGTCATCCTGCGGCTCAAAGCGCTCGCGCTGGCGTTCCAACTGCCTCAGCGCTTGATCATCAGCCCACAGCCCCAACGCCCGCCCGGCCAGATGCGCCGCGCCCAGCGCCGAGACTTCCGGTGACAGGCTACGCACCACCGGGCGTTGCAGCAGGTTGGCCAAAAACTGCATCAGCCAGCTATTTCGCGTGGCGCCGCCGTCTACCCACAGTTCTTTCAACGGGCTGCCGATGTCCTGCTGCATCGCGTCGAACACGTCGCGAATCTGATAGCCGATGGACTCCAGCGACGCGCGCAGGATATGCGCGCCGGACGTGGCCTCGGTCAGCCCGCACATCAACCCTCGCGCATCGGCTTGCCAATGCGGCGCGCCCAGCCCGGACAGTGCCGGCACAAAGTACACACCGCCGTTATCCGGCAGTTGCGCGGCTTGCTCGGTCAAGGCGTCCAGGGAACCGCCGGCCACCAGGCGCGCGGCCCATTGCACGGCGGCGCCGGTGTGGACGATATTGCCCTCCATACCGAACGTGGGTTTCACGCCGTCATGCCAGGCCAGGGTGGTCGACAGCCCATGGGTGGAGGCAATCGCGCCGCTCATGGGGGTCATCAAGGAGGAGCCGGTACCCAGGGTGGCCTTGACCAACCCCGGCGCAAAACCGCCCTGCCCGTACAGCGCGGCGTGGGAGTCGCCAACCATCGACATGATCGGGATCCCGGCGGGCAAGCCGCCCAGCGCGACGGTTTCGGCGAAGAACCCCGCGCTGGGCTGGATCGGCGCCAGCGCTGCCAGGGGAATCGCAAACAGGTCCAACAGCACCGGGTCCCAGGCGCAGGTGTGCAGGTTGAACAGCTGCGTGCGCGCCGCGTTGGAATAGTCAGTGGCAAACACCTGGCCGCCGCTGAGTTGCCAGAGCAGCCAGCTGTCGACGGTGCCCAGGCAAATCTCACCGGCAGCGGCGCGGGCGTGGCCGTTGTCCAGGTGGTCGAGGATCCAGCGAAATTTACCGGCCGAGAACATGGGGTCCAGGGCCAACCCGGTGCGTTCCAGGATGAGGGCTTCGTGCCCTTGCTGATGCAACTGGGCGCACAACACGGTGGAGCGTCGGCATTGCCAACTGATGCATGGCGACAGCGGCTCGCCGGTACGGCTGTCCCAAGCCACCACCGATTCGCGCTGGTTGCTGATCGCCAGCGCGGTGATCGGGCGATCCACCTGGGCCAGGCAGTCTTCCATCGCGGCCAGGGTGCTGTGCCAGATAAACAGCGGGTCCTGTTCGGAAAAACCGGCCTGGGGGTGGCTGACGCTCAATGGCCGCGAACCGCGGGCGATCACCTGCCCCTGTTCGTTGACCAGCACCGCCTTGGCATTGCTGGTGCCTTCGTCTATCGCCAGGATCAGCGGAGTGTGGTTATTCATGGGGTCACCGCAACCGAGTGGCAGCCGCCACAATCCCAGCCGCGTCGATGTTATGCAAGGCGCGCGTCGGTTCGCGCGCACCGGCGGCGGCGTATTCGCCATCGCCGATGCCCAGGCGCACCAACGCAATGCCCAGCCCGGCTTCGGCCAACAC
This region of Pseudomonas asgharzadehiana genomic DNA includes:
- a CDS encoding aliphatic sulfonate ABC transporter substrate-binding protein, with the translated sequence MSIPRPLAAVFGLLALSVAVSAQAQETLRIGYQKSSTLITLLKTQGTLEKALKADNIDVSWHEFPSGLPLLEALNVGNVDISADVADTVPIFAQAAQAKLTYFAQEAPSPSAQAIVVRKDSPIEQLADLKGKKIAVTKAAGTHYLLIAALNKAGLAFADIEPAYLSPADGRAAFENNKVDAWVTWEPFLTSVQRQLPTRTLADGAGLASYKRYYLTGTPYATAHPQVLKVVYAQLEQAGQWVKTHPQEAAKVLGPLWGNLDVATVEAANTHRSYQVQPVTVDQLGEQQKIADAFFRAGLLPRAVDAKDVQTWKP
- a CDS encoding FGGY family carbohydrate kinase encodes the protein MNNHTPLILAIDEGTSNAKAVLVNEQGQVIARGSRPLSVSHPQAGFSEQDPLFIWHSTLAAMEDCLAQVDRPITALAISNQRESVVAWDSRTGEPLSPCISWQCRRSTVLCAQLHQQGHEALILERTGLALDPMFSAGKFRWILDHLDNGHARAAAGEICLGTVDSWLLWQLSGGQVFATDYSNAARTQLFNLHTCAWDPVLLDLFAIPLAALAPIQPSAGFFAETVALGGLPAGIPIMSMVGDSHAALYGQGGFAPGLVKATLGTGSSLMTPMSGAIASTHGLSTTLAWHDGVKPTFGMEGNIVHTGAAVQWAARLVAGGSLDALTEQAAQLPDNGGVYFVPALSGLGAPHWQADARGLMCGLTEATSGAHILRASLESIGYQIRDVFDAMQQDIGSPLKELWVDGGATRNSWLMQFLANLLQRPVVRSLSPEVSALGAAHLAGRALGLWADDQALRQLERQRERFEPQDDPAMAGRYLEWKKALARTLL